GAACACATTTGTGTTCAATTAAAACCTGAATCACTaatcttaaaatattttaaagtatcAAGTATAActttaaatgaatatttcaatGATAAAAAAGTTTTCAAGGATACGTATGCCCTTTTGtcaagggtatactagaaaaAAGTATAGGCCTATACCATTTCACTGATATAAAAGTTTTGAAGCCATTGAAGGATACATTCAAGGATTCCCTTTTGTCAAGAGTAAATCATTTACTAAGAAAATGCTAGATATATGAACAAATGTCAAACGACAGAGTCTCAAAACAATGAATTAGAAATGTAAGAAATATGTGCACTTACATATTATTTTGAAGCATATCTAAAATAAGGCTATCAATCAAAAAGTTTTTCGTCAGGAAGTACACAAGGCCTCCAAAATATCTTGTAGCTCTAAACAGTAAATGATAAAGAGATAAAAGTCCCCTAATGCATTTGTGACTATAAATATTGGCATTAAATTAGATTGGAAACATTAGATTATTAAAAAAGCAATGTTTGTTTGTAAGGGTGAGTTGTTATCACCAAATCCTTTTTATATTGACTGCCTATGCTTCATAAATATATAACCTACTGCAGTTTCAATACCATACCTGTGTACTACTGTGTTTCAGAGAATAATAATGATATGGTGAGAGCAGACACAAACATATAAGACAAATTACCTAAAAAATATCTAGCAGTATGCCATAGTTAAAAAGTATACTTTTACCTTAATAAATGATAATACTTTTTTTCCTCAATGTTTCTGTAAACTGCTTCAAAAATCTCCAGGTATTTAGGTGAATCAGGTTCAAATTGAATTACGCACTGATCCAATGCATTTTCATGAATATTTTGCTCAAATACATTCTAGATTAGGAAAAAATGGTTGATTAATTTAAGGTCGAAACATTTTAGTCAAAGAAATTTTAGAACAACTGAGATAAATTCAACTCATGATTTTGATAAATCTACCTTTTACATAAAATAGATTGAAGCCACATGACTGCAACATGGTGATTGGTACGAAAACTAACCGAACAAACCTGTAATTAATGAAGCCTACAGTATATCTACTATTtgaatcatataaaaaaaagtggATTATAGTGGATCCATAACACACTAAAATGGGAAATAACAACCCAACCCCTCGCATCAGAAAAAAAAGGattcagaattaaaaaaaattctaaagataaaaataaactaccTCCAAATGCTGTGTTTTAAACAATAATGGTGGTACAATTTTTCTACCAAGAACAGGATAGTAAAGATTTATCAATCTGTCTCTCTCATCCCAGTTCGCTTTTCTGAGTTTTCCATTTGTTTCTCTAACAACAATGAAACGTTCCTGAAATTATTTGAATGGTATGTAGCATGATAACATTATTTAGCTCGTCAAAGACAAACTGTATACTACGCATATGTGGAATGAAACTGATTAATTCATAAGAACAGGATCATAccctatttttaatattttctgaaatatcaaCAAAAGATAAATTGCTATCTTCATATCCGTCAAGAATATCatcatttgataaatatttgttaCAAGTTTTCCTTTTCAGCATCACCAGAggcatttcaattttctcattcATCGATTCTCTAATTTTTTCCATTTCCTGAAAAGTTCAAAGAGAAAGTTTTAGAAATATGAGAAAACTATACAAAAGCTATAATTATTTACAATTAATGAAGTTAAAAAAATGAGCATTACTAAGAATACACCAATATATTATTTGAACGAAATCTAAAATCAGGAAGTTGAACTGGAAATGTGTTCAATAAACCTATACTTATATGCAACAAGCTCATAAAAATAGTAAATTCCACACGAATGATAATTCTGGTTCAACAGCTGTTGACTACATACTTCTTTTAATTGGTTGTCAGTAAGATATCGAAGTGTGGGCATTTGTTTTCTTTCTGTTATCGTTGATTTATAAACTAGGTCTGCTGCACATCTGTAATGTATTCTTTGCAATAATTCTTGAACATCCTctctgtaaaatgaaaaaacaattgcTACAGAATTGCTACAGAAACAATTTTGTCATCTTATAAAATATGATAACATTTACAAATTCATCCTGGGGGAGAGTAAAGAACCACCCTAAGGCAGgaggagcccagcaatcctttcgcacataaatATTCCCCACAGGAATCAAGCCTGCGAACATAGGCAAGGTAATCAGACGAACGGTGGTAAGTGTATTAGCATGATGCGTCACGCTGGCGCATAATATAATATCTCATTGAACTGAAATAGAAAGTGCCAAGGTTAGCATGATTGACTGATTATTAGGGTTTGAGAAGCTGGTTAACTTAAATGCAAATATTGCATAAACACCGACCACAGTGTATAGGCCTTTTGGAAACAGTAACAAGTTGATCAGCTATCTAGTTGACACAAATGAAATACTTTGTATATAGAAATATATGAAGAATAAATACTGATTCCAAAACTATCCAGAATCCTTAAATTGTTGGCAGGTAATATTATGATTTCTTTCTGCAAATTAGCATTTATGGTGCAAAAATGTGAATTGTCTAGTAACACACCTGACAAAATCTGGATCAATATTATTGATTGAATCTAGTCTTTGACTTGCACCTTCCGATGGGATGGTTTCACCAAGCAGCAAATCAGAAGTTTCATCTAgtttaaaaagaaataaaatgattttattgaataatattattaggACAGTGATTAATTTTTAGAATGTTTTCGATTTTGGTTTCAGCATCAATAAGTCATTGCTTACAATACCTTTGGTTTATCAGTTCAGTTACACAACTTCTTCAATAAATTTCTTCCAGAATGTAAGTGCCTTGTTTTAAGCAATGTTTGATATCATAGATAATTGTAcatttgattaaatattttatatattcagtCCAGAGGCCAGGTGTCACATCTTCAGAGATATCACAGATTATTTGGGTGATAACTACTCACAGTATTTAGTACTCCTATAAAATCTCTACATATCCAATTAACATCGCATTTGCCAATGAAGGTAAGCATGAAACGAATATACCTAATACAGATTCGTCCTGATCAAATTTTGGTTTCTCTCTGAATGACAAATGCGGAagatttttcactttttcttcTCGATTAAGCTCTGGTAAATCGGAGTCGCCTACGCCttgttcttgaaaaaataaagctTGATATTATGCAGGGTACCATTTTGAAGCAGAGATTTTTCTGAGACTGTTTTCAACTCAAGCACATAAACAGATGCtgcttcattcattttcaaagATGAACCACATCctaatatgaataaaataatgtacATTCCACATATACATCAATAAATTGGTACAGCTTATTATTACTGTGTATTTTCCTTCCAGTCAGAGAATCCTTAGGATATTTTTGATAGAACATGACCACATTttgttacaaataaaaaaaaagtatttaaaatatatctatGGCAATCAACCTCAACTGCCATCCATATCAGTTTCAGACAGTAATATAAGGATGGAATTTTACTTCTCAGTTGGTCAATGTCTCTTTCATGTTTAATAACTTCAGCCTCCCATGTCTTGTCAGTGTCCAAaccttaaaaataaaaaattagattttgGTGCAATTCTATAAAAAAGGAACAGGTACAAATTTGAACCTTTTTGACATTGTATTGTAAAATCGAAAAATAGCAACGATATCAAAAGATTGAGAAATGACATCCAAAAGCAAGTTTCACACTACTGCAATATTCAGAGAAATCAACTTCTAAGATGTCTATATCTTATTACCGCTTGAAACCAATATTCATTGTTCACATTCTTATATTTCACAATAATAAAACTGTACTTTATCGCGTGCAACATGATATTTAGTGCAAGGCAGGCGGTAAAACTGAAATATAATTGGCAACCCCAGACTGCCGTAAGGCATTTGGGATGGACATGGTTACACGTGACGACAGAGTCTGTGAGTACTGAAGTATACCGGTACCTCAGAAAATGAGGATCATATTATTATGAAAATCGTTCATTTTACAGTTTTACATGTTATTAGTGGTTCATACACATCTAGTACCACAGTGTTATTTAGCGGTATCggtagggttgccaaccgtccttcatttcaaaggacaatcctttatttgagatttttgtccttgtcctttttaagatgataattttcctttattttttccaacgttgttttgcccgatagttatagtactgtgtttgatattctttttaatttcgctttggtacagctcaaatagccaaagaaataccaa
The sequence above is a segment of the Styela clava chromosome 7, kaStyClav1.hap1.2, whole genome shotgun sequence genome. Coding sequences within it:
- the LOC120328710 gene encoding small ribosomal subunit protein mS22-like, yielding MLRALVKTSKNCLSCRLFFSGTTVCFSDDSPTQSSTARYPPVNRCEGLDTDKTWEAEVIKHERDIDQLRKQGVGDSDLPELNREEKVKNLPHLSFREKPKFDQDESVLDETSDLLLGETIPSEGASQRLDSINNIDPDFVREDVQELLQRIHYRCAADLVYKSTITERKQMPTLRYLTDNQLKEEMEKIRESMNEKIEMPLVMLKRKTCNKYLSNDDILDGYEDSNLSFVDISENIKNRERFIVVRETNGKLRKANWDERDRLINLYYPVLGRKIVPPLLFKTQHLENVFEQNIHENALDQCVIQFEPDSPKYLEIFEAVYRNIEEKKYYHLLRATRYFGGLVYFLTKNFLIDSLILDMLQNNMIEDAVDCIRLLTLLHPNCKTKSFIDLMDSPEDITIIKAYIENESADKTALLQVLQNLKDPTAENKSENIQAHCNL